One Onychostoma macrolepis isolate SWU-2019 chromosome 15, ASM1243209v1, whole genome shotgun sequence DNA segment encodes these proteins:
- the LOC131520882 gene encoding olfactory receptor 52B2-like → MYPNGSVLSVILTLHSLELSQASIYPAFIFGIATYLTILLCNLTIAVTICENRNLHKPMYILLLNLPINDAMGATSLFPQLLYSILSQDRSISYPACLLQGFFVHLYGGASHVILTAMAFDRYIAICFPLRYGAIMTTSNLVRIIIVMWLIHFIIIFVLFCLLMPYQICQKYMADLVCYNPSLMKIMCEDTTVNNIYGLFILSLYHCISLSVVAFTYIHILITCVSNKQSDAKIKALQTCGTHLVVFLFLEFNTFFPLIAHRSENAPAHLRRVFSISILVFPPIVNPLIYGFKTKEIRQKIVSCFKRKINSV, encoded by the coding sequence ATGTATCCAAATGGATCTGTCCTCTCAGTGATACTGACTTTGCACTCTTTGGAACTGTCTCAGGCAAGCATTTACCCTGCATTCATATTTGGAATAGCAACGTACTTGACTATCTTACTCTGCAATCTCACAATTGCTGTCACCATTTGTGAAAACAGGAATCTTCATAAACCAATGTACATTCTGTTGCTTAACCTGCCTATCAATGATGCAATGGGTGCCACAAGCCTTTTTCCTCAGCTGCTGTATAGTATATTGTCTCAGGACAGATCAATATCATATCCTGCATGTTTGCTTCAGGGCTTTTTTGTACATCTGTATGGTGGTGCGTCTCATGTAATTCTGACAGCTATGGCCTTTGACAGGTATATCGCTATCTGCTTCCCATTGAGATATGGAGCCATTATGACTACCAGTAACTTGGTGAGAATCATAATTGTGATGTGgctcattcattttattattatatttgtgctTTTCTGTCTTCTAATGCCATACCAGATTTGCCAGAAATATATGGCAGATCTTGTCTGCTATAACCCATCTTTAATGAAAATCATGTGTGAAGACACAACAGTGAACAATATCTATGGattgtttattttatctttatacCACTGTATTTCGCTTTCTGTTGTGGCATttacatatattcatatattaatcACTTGTGTTTCTAATAAGCAGTCTGATGCAAAGATTAAGGCACTTCAGACATGTGGTACTCATTTAGTGGTCTTCCTGTTCTTGGAGTTCAACACTTTTTTCCCTCTTATTGCACATCGGTCTGAAAATGCTCCAGCTCACCTACGCCGGGTGTTTTCTATATCTATTCTTGTGTTTCCTCCCATTGTGAATCCACTTATTTATGGGTTTAAAACCAAGGAAATTAGACAGAAAATTGTCAGCTGTTTTAAAAGAAAGATAAACAGTGTATAA
- the LOC131520884 gene encoding olfactory receptor 52J3-like → MHPNGSVLSLVLTLHSLQLPETSIYPAFIFGLTIYLFILLCNVTIVVTICLNRNLHKPMYILLLNMPINDAMGATNLFSQLLYSIWSQDTSISYPACLLQGFIVHLYGGASYVILTAMAFDRYIAICSPLRYGAIMNTNNLVKIISGMWLFNFTVILVLFSLFLNYKICQTHMTDLICYNPSIMKLMCEDTKVNNIYGLFTLVLYHILAFSVVAFTYIHILITCATNKQFDSKNKALQTCGTHLVVFLFLEFNTLFPLVAHRSESIPAYIRRMFSITVFVFPPLVNPLVYGFKTKEIRQKILTCFKSKIHSV, encoded by the coding sequence ATGCATCCAAATGGGTCTGTCCTCTCACTGGTCCTGACTTTGCACTCTTTGCAACTGCCTGAGACGAGCATTTATCCTGCATTCATATTTGGATTAACAATTTACTTGTTCATCTTACTCTGCAATGTAACAATTGTTGTCACCATTTGCTTGAACAGGAATCTTCATAAACCAATGTACATACTGTTGCTTAACATGCCTATCAATGATGCAATGGGTGCTACAAACCTTTTTTCTCAGCTGCTGTATAGTATATGGTCTCAGGACACATCCATATCCTACCCTGCATGTTTGCTTCAAGGCTTTATTGTACACCTGTATGGTGGCGCTTCCTATGTTATTCTTACCGCTATGGCCTTTGACAGGTATATCGCTATCTGCTCCCCGCTGAGATATGGAGCCATTATGAATACCAATAACTTGGTGAAAATCATATCTGGGATGTGgctttttaattttactgtCATACTtgttcttttctctctttttctgaaTTACAAGATATGCCAGACACACATGACAGATCTCATCTGTTATAACCCATCTATAATGAAACTCATGTGTGAAGACACAAAAGTGAATAATATCTATGGATTGTTTACCCTGGTTTTGTACCACATCCTTGCATTTTCTGTTGTGGCATTTACATACATTCATATATTAATCACCTGTGCTACTAATAAGCAATTTGATTCAAAGAATAAGGCACTTCAGACATGTGGCACTCATTTAGTGGTCTTCCTGTTCTTGGAGTTCAACACTCTTTTTCCTCTTGTTGCACATCGATCTGAAAGTATTCCAGCTTACATACGCAGGATGTTTTCCATAACAGTTTTTGTGTTTCCTCCTCTTGTCAATCCACTTGTGTATGGTTTTAAAACTAAAGAGATCAGACAGAAAATTCTCACCTGTTTCAAGAGTAAGATACATAGTGTCTGA